The DNA window TTGGTTATAAAACGAGCCGCAATTTTCATGCATGGACCCCACTTTTATCTGCGTTCAAAACTCAATTTCGCTGAAGCAAAAATTGCATGCAtttcatttcttgtttattGCAACTATGTTTAAACACAGTAATTCTCCTCTTCCTTCCTTGACCAGCGCTTCGGGTATCAAGTGTCAAAGCTAGTTCCCATCAACATGGCTCTCTCTTGTTTTCCAGATGAGAAAACCATGAGGGTTGTTCTTAATagttttccttttgttcttcttctatTGGTGcacttgaagatgatgatgacggTGATGGAAGGTTGGCCTACTGaaaccattttctttttgttcaaccaCGAGGGCTATTCTTAAcagttttccttttgtttttcccttattgCTACACTTAAAGATGATGATGACGGTGATGGAGGGCTGACCTACTgaaatcattttcttctcttctgttttCCCTTTGTTCTTCCTAATCTTTATTTATGTGCTCTCTTGTCTGCGTGGAGAgtgaatttacaaaaaaaaaatgaacagtaaaaaaaattaatttttaattgtattttattcaaaaattagtgtttaatattatttaataagactacataaattaaaaagaaatcacatGATGACGTGATATTTGCAGAATTTAATCATAATTCTAATattgtttctgatgatattttacatgattttgttgcacgctcaaaaaaccatgagAACTGTAGTCTTTATCCTAtgaatttcgtacgtgatggaattgtagatagtttaatgaaacaataaaaaatattttatataaagtattatttatttcatgatataatagtagtagttaaatctacaatatttaaattaaagaccatcaatattaatatatatcttttttagttattttataacctcaatttaaaaagcattcttaatcaaacacattaaattactttttgttcaacctcaatttcaacaacaattttaacaaaacatatattttttcaaaccaacctcaactaaaagtactttttataaaacaactttttttaaacaacaacagctaccataataccaaacacattcgGTTTGGCATGAGCCAGATCCATTCGTGGTTGGGCTTGACAGTGTGACAAGCCTCGACATGTTGGGTCAGACGTCAACCACACCCAGATGCTATTGGGCTTGACAATGTGCTAAGCCGGAGCATGCTAGACTTGACAGTATGCGAAGCCCTTGACACATCCATGAAAATGCGCATCCTCCCTTGAAACGTCTAAGAGAATGACCATTCTTTCTTAGCATGCCCAAGTAAGTGAGGTAATGTGGACATGCCAAACATGTTAGACCCAATGCATTTGAACTTTGACAATTAATCAAGTCCAAAGTAATGACCATCATCTCTTGGATGCACACAAGAGAATGACCATTCTCTTTCGACACGCCCAATAAAATGAGGTAATACGAATGACAAACATGTCAGATCCAAGACACTTAGATTTAACAGTTCGTAAAGTCCAAGACAACATAAGTCTCATAAATATATCAGACCTAAAGTATTTGGACTTGATAGTTAATTAAGTTCAGAAAATAACCATTCTCCTATGATACATCCATGAGAATGACCAATCTTATTAACAATCTTATTTGAGTTCGTGAAAAATCTCAGCCTCCATAAATTTAGCTATTTCTCCTCTTGCAACATTGATACACTTCTAGTCATGGTGATAACAAGTGTTAGAGAgtattgcttcttttttcttttttttttaaatcataggTTATCTTTtgtaaacttgaaacttgttcTTGCTAAACCAAGCCATGCATGATGATGACCTCATGTGTttagagaagaagaagcagcagtcATGACCAACGTTTATCAAGTGCTTTCTCCTTGTCTTGTTTGTAAACGTTAAATGAACAACGCATGCATGCAACTGATCAGCCCAACCACCATGTCTCTTTCACAAACTCAGCGTACTTATCATCAAAGTCCAAAATGCAATCACAAATATTCCAAGTTATAAATTTTTCACCATCGATGGAAAAAAGGGTGAGAAAACGAGAGAATTAGGATTGACCAAAGAGGGTTGAAGCGACGCCACTTTCTTGTTTGACGGAGGAGATGGTTCGGGATTTCTcttttaactttgttttgtttgtaaagAGGTGAAGAGACAATATATATGGAAAGAAACATTTCCATGCATAACGAGAGTgggatttaattttgtttcccaAGGATGTAATTCatctaattttcttgttttcgtgctttaattttgtttatatatatatatatatatatataaaaactaagtcATAATTTACTGTTCATTTGTTTTGAGATGTAGGAGGGAGTTTGAGATAAAGTGGAGCATAAGgaaattaattagtaattaaagTCACCTGAAGGATGAGTAATTTAGAAatgatagatattttttttaaagtgtgttttttaaaaatgtgtataaaataatattttttatttttaaaatttatttttaacatcatcacgattccaaataataaatttaaattaaaaaattaattttttaaaaaaatagattaaacctcaatttcaaaaggaaCTTAGTATGGCTAATTGGCTCATGACGAAGACAAAATGAATATGCTTCGATGAAGCTTACATTTTGTTCCCTTTCTTGtctaagttttgtttgtttttatgttttaaaaatatattttttattttaaattaatattttctagtgtttttagatcattttgatacactgatattaaaaataatttttaaaaataaaaaatattattttaatatatttttaaataaaaaaattttaaaaaaataattacatccATTCTCTCGTCCAGATAACTGTTTTCAGGTtgctaaaaagaaaattccGGAAATGCCGAGAAGGACTCGGAAGAGGAGGAAATAATAGTCAAGAAGGAGGGAAGCTTCCTCCACGCGCTTCCTTTCCGCGTCTGGATTCtagatcttttaaaaaagaaacaactggCCGGTCATGCCCAGCAAAACCGTGTTCTTTCACTCACTTATCCATTCCTTCAGCCACGTCTTTTACACCCCTGAGCATGACGGCATCAATTATCAAAAATCAGCCCCCAAAACCAAACCTTTATATATTGCCATGACCACACCCTCATTTCCTTTAACCATACTCCCTGCAAACACAACTCACCTCTACTTCTCTTTCTATCTGCTCCCATCCCCAGTTAAGCTATCTCATCTTCTTCTACgatcaaaactcaaaaaagtACCAGCTAGGCTATCTCAAACCTCAACCCAGctatctagctagctagctatataTCATGAAATCACACTCGGTTTCATCTCCACCTTATTCAACTCCCGCCAATTCATCTCCTCTTGCAAGATTACGTCGTAAACTATCTCCAAGGAAATCCCACGACAAACCACATCCCACAAGCGTCAACAACTCAACTAGTGCTCTTAATGTGGTAGATCACAACAACGAGCTCCGAGGGGTCTTCAATTACTTTGACGAAAATGGAGATGGAAAGATATCTCCTGCTGAGTTACAGTCCTGTATTACCTCTGTTGGAGGTAAGCTTTCCATCGAGGAAGCTGAGGCTGCCATCAGGTTCTCTGATATGGATGGAGACGGGCTTTTGGGGTTCCAGGACTTCCTATGCTTGATGACAGGCAATCTTTCAGAGGAAGAGAAGACCGAGGATCTCAGACAGGCTTTTGGATTGTACGAGACTGAGCCTGGCTCTGGCTGCATCACTCATTCCAGCTTGAAGCGGATGTTGAGTCGATTGGGGGAGTCCAATTCCATCAACGACTGCAAGGCTATCATCCGTACCTTCGACCTCAATGGAGACGGTGTTCTTAGCTTCCACGAGTTTGCTGTCATGATGCGCTAGTTCATTCCCATCCATGCCCTGCCCTTCTCCCACTTCATATATGTACATCCGTGTTCTATcagttgaaataaaaataaaatagtagaaTAGAAATTGGCCGAGTGGTGAATGGCTCCGCTCTCCAAAACTGATACCATTCTTTGTGAACTATTTGAGTGTTCGAATCCATCTCTCCTTGATTCATTTGTTCTCCTTGaattgttaaatattcattatttttctgtGCATTTGATTAACTGTAAGTTCGTTGGGATATCAATAACTGTTAACTCACACGAATTTATTTCTTCCCAATCTTAATCAATTGCCTGCCAAgctaaacttaaaaatattaacagaAATACTAAAACCCCGTGGGAAATTTACTGCGTGGATACCAGAGTGAC is part of the Populus trichocarpa isolate Nisqually-1 chromosome 2, P.trichocarpa_v4.1, whole genome shotgun sequence genome and encodes:
- the LOC7474533 gene encoding calcium-binding protein CML37, translated to MKSHSVSSPPYSTPANSSPLARLRRKLSPRKSHDKPHPTSVNNSTSALNVVDHNNELRGVFNYFDENGDGKISPAELQSCITSVGGKLSIEEAEAAIRFSDMDGDGLLGFQDFLCLMTGNLSEEEKTEDLRQAFGLYETEPGSGCITHSSLKRMLSRLGESNSINDCKAIIRTFDLNGDGVLSFHEFAVMMR